Below is a genomic region from Haliotis asinina isolate JCU_RB_2024 chromosome 14, JCU_Hal_asi_v2, whole genome shotgun sequence.
TGGCGCTTCACCTTTTATTCTTGGTATATATCGGAAAGGCAGAGCACATATTAGTACTGAAGGCGTCTACAGTACATGGGAAACTATTTAGGAAATGTACATAAGctatacataatatataacCTCTTTTGGACGGTCGCTTTTTCTTGGAACTACAACACATGGACATATATGCTAGTCCGCCTCAGGTTGCATGGTAGTAACTAGGTACTATGTATGTGTCAACACTGTGTATTTACAAGTAATAAAATTACGATAAACCCATAACTTTATAAGGGTTTGGCAATAAAGACATGGGTGCGCCATGCTCACGGAGCCGGGTCGGGCTGATCGTGTAGATGATCTCTGACCATGGCAAACACTGTAAGGAGTTACACTGTTACACTAACACAGCCATGGCATCGACAAGTGCAAGACTCCACTGTCAGTGCAGGCGTCATCCGCGACGACACCAGGTAGCATCGTAGTAGATAAACCGTTTATTTGATTCCTAGTGGAAGCTAATCTAAAATTTAGCGTTTAGACTCTAATCCGACAGTGAAGTCTTGAAGTATCCCGTCTGGTCCACATGTTCTGTGTAATTGGTAAAAATAGTAATGCCAGAACTGATCCGGTTTGCATCTGACAGATATACCCGAATACCCCGTTTCCAAAGTCACTTATGACTGGCCATTGTCCCTCCAGTTTCCTGGAGATCTAGGCACACGTCGTGCAATACGTGTTGGAGACATTTAGACAGCACTGTACCCGTGTATATATGATCGAGTCCAGACCTGTCGCGTGACGTGCAACAACTTAGCTACCTCAGGACCTTCAGCCACTGGAGCTCTCTGTTAAACGCTCGAGCTCTAGAGAGTTGTGATAAAGACAATGTCAACTATCAGCTGAAGACCTTGTTCTCGTCAAACACATAGTTATTAGTGAAAATTGAATAGATATGTACAACCGAACTAGGCCGAGTGGAGTTAAAGTAGCTTCAGAGCTGCTGGAATTCCAGGACGTTGGAGTCCTGACATGTAATAGTAAGAGTTCAAGGTAAAGTTCCATCCATGTATGGTTAATCAATTATGTAACTACAGTATGAGCGAGTGATTGTGTATAGTTGTAAGGCGCTTGGTgtcaatatttaagcaatattatAGCGAGGACACCTAAGATGATCTtcatgcagggaatcgaacccggcgtgACCATCAGACGCTGTaatcactgggctatcccaccgcccttACAGTACGAGGAACGTCACGTAAAACATACACAAACCATTAGCCATTACTGACAGTATCTTACAGATGTCATGTTTAATCGTGTtcctgtttgtttcagatgcaGTGAAATGTCAAGGATTAATGTAATACCAAGGACTTAGAGATGCCGTATATAATACCTTGGATCAAGCCAACAGAGCATACCTTCAACACTTGAAATTACCATGAGCAAAATCAAGAGAGCGTGTCCTTTCTGATGGAGAATAATGATATCAGTGTCCTTTGTGTCATCATTTAATCAAGGTTGGACCCATTTAACGATTGTTTATCATACGTGTGTGCATTTGAAACCACACAGATCGGTGTGTCATCTTTTTCATTTGTGATCTAATCTGGAATCTATGATTACAAGTGAGCAGAGGTAGGAGAACCAAGTaaaacacagttgcatgaaaaATGTCTTCATTTGACGTGACAGTTTTGGTGCTGTTAATGGGTGTTTTTATTCGATAATGGCGACTACGGAGATTGCAAGTGGAACGTCCCCCAACGGTCCAGACATTGACTATCGAACCGTTGCGATCGTGTTTTCATTGCTGCAGGCAATTGTGATGGTTGTTGCGTCCTTCGGCAACCTCATGGTTATCGTGGCATTCGTGCGCTACATGAACTTGCGGCGCGCTACCAACAAGTTCATCATCAACCTCGCAATTTCCGATCTTCTCACGGGTCTCGCCATGGCGTATCAGATCGCTTCGTTCTACGTTCCCGACATCAGCCGCCATCTTGCCACGTGTCTACTGCAGTTCCAGACGATCTCGGTGTTCACAGTCTCCTCTCAACTCAGCGTCACCTTCTGCACCATCGACCGCTACATCGCCATCACTACCCCGTTTAAACACAACGCCATCATGTCACCCCGCAATACTGCCATCATGATCAGCATCCCATGGGTGTATGGCATCGTCATTGGCGCCCTTCCCTTCCTCGGCGTCAACAACTGGACCGAAGGGACAGCCTGTATATACGAACTGGTGGTCACGCCCGCCCAACTGTACTTATCTGTCCTCACTACTTGGTTTCAGACTATACCATGCTTCATTATGTACGGGATCATATTCAAGGTAGCTTGGGAACGAAAGAAGCGGATTCGACCCACGAACAGAGTCCTGGTTCACCTGATCGAAGTTCGGTCCAGTGTCATGATGGGGATCGTCACCATGGCCTTCACAGCGTGCTGGCTGCCATTCAGCGTCACCACCTTCATACAGGTCATCAAATTCAACCCCACTGTTTCCTTCGTGGGAAACTGCCTGGTCTTCGTTGGGGTAGCACACAGCATTGTAAACCCGTTCATTTACGCGTGGCAGAAGCCGGAATTCCGTCGCGCATGTGGTCGTCTGCTGTGCCCTCGGTCGTCTGCTATGCGCAAGGAACAACCACGCGTGAAGACCATCAGTCAACAGTCCGAGAGGTCTGACATCACTTAGAACAGATAAGTGATTGGGTGTTAACGATAATCAACATATAATCAACATataatcaacatatgtccatccttTGCCCGCAAACCAAAAGTACCGGATGTGACATATACATGACGTGAGCGGTTCTTGTCGTAACGGTAGATCATGTATAAGACTTTCATCAGTACATTGTGCATTTTATTAAGTTCATATCATAGAAACATCATAGAAACCAGTGTTTGCCTCCACAACCTTATCTGAATACGACACCCGGCCATGAACCATGGTCAGCTGGATACAGAAAATGCCAACCACAGAGGACCAGAGGACCCTTCCACGACACAGCATAGTGTGAAACCCTCAGACGGTACTTCTGGAGCCCTCTTGGAGGAGCAGTGCCTTGGCATGAGAGGGGGATTTGGGATAACTGATTATAGACTGTCTCATTTACTGAAGTGGACTTAGATAAGGATCGCAATGGATAAACTTTATTGCTACCAGCAACTGTTAAAGTACTTCAATGAATATTGAGTCTATACATTACTAATTTTCATGCTGAGCAATGTTCATGATGAATTGTTTATAAGTACATATTATCTTAAACGTCCGAGCTGTGACTCATGTGTGTGTAAGTATATTCCAGTCAAAATGTTGTGAAGTGGCAATTACTACTACTGTTATTGATAGGTCGCTTCTTTGCCttaacatctgtaaaatcagttttatgtgttctataaaatattccccatgctgccaacacatctttccaatagggtttcattattttcacataattttcaatgttggctccaagcagaaatatatcctcgAATGGAAAGGTACTAGGGCtagtgtttttattttggagatatttatttaatactgaCAGTTTTAATGGGTTTATGAATACCTCTACATTAACCATTCTGAGTccccttcttcatattttctaataaGTGTTGTTCGCTTTATCTTATCGAGCTTATCATTCCAGATGAAtttataaattatatatgtAAACCTGAAAACAAAGGAAAAAAACCACTTCTTTTCTTAGAAAGCAGCTTTATTAAATCTCTTGTACTCATATAGTATGTGCTGGCATTCCAATTGATAACAACATGTCCTGACATTCGGGTAGTACAGGCATAACATCAGACCTTTGTTCCGTTGTACAACGGCAACAGGAGCTAGTCATCCCACTGTCACAAAATCTTCCTGTCACTCCCGCGTTGCTGAACCACAACAACAGACGAAGAAGAGTCAGCTGACATACACATGTGTCAAATCAAGAATGACTCCACTTTCAGTGATACTAtctaatgaaaataaaaatatatactaaCAATAGGAAGATATAGGGCATTAATAAAGTCCTTTAACCGACATCACTCAAAGTGTTTCATACAAGTCCATTTCAAAATAGCTCAAAGTAGTGATCAAATTGTACTGAATGTGCTAGACATTATCATACTGATATGTTCACATACATCTTATGCTGAGATTGAAGTCCACCTGCACAAGCTACCTGAAGCACACAGATCACACTCCTGAAGGTTCTTTGGAAACAACTTCTTTTGATGTTTAATGCACACAATAGCCAAAAAATCCACAGAGTAGGCCAGAGTATACCGTTTTGTAGTATCTGAATCCAATAGCCCACTAAATTATATAGCATATATTGACAACAAGATGCCCTCACTTTCACAGTTAATTAGGAAACATTGGTTTTCAAAGTCTAGCTGTACAGCTTTTGGTCAAAACAGCTTTCAAACAAGTGAGTCAAAATTACATGTTATGTCAGTATCATTTGATGTATAGATGACGATGACCTCTTAAATGATGATTCTAAGGAAAAAAGAACAGAACAGGATGGCAGATCCAGGATTTTGGTGAAGGGGAGTGTACATAAATCATGAAGTCCCAAGGTCAAGGGGCAAGACAGCTCAGGGAATGTTTCCAGTGGTAAGAAGGGGTTGCATACAACCCTTACGATCCACCCCTGCCTTTACAGATATTGACTGCAAGAGAAACGTCAACTTGGTATGGCATTGTACGTTGATGCAGTGATATATAGGTAATTTTTTATTTCCATTCAAATTTACTAATACGAACACTGACATAATAATTCACTGCCAACATACATTAATGAAGACTGCCATTGTTAAAGTTATACAGATAATTTGCAGATCCTCTGAGGCTTAATACCATCTGTCAGCACAGATAATTTATGAAAACCTTAAACTGTTCCAAACAAACAAAGCTGGAACTTAGATATTTTGATACCCAAATTGTACCAAACTGTACATCATTCCTTCAATTAAAGCTAAGACACTTAGACTTACCTTGTATTATCATAGATAAGccaaatttagaaaacaaaaaaaGGCACCTGTAGAAGGTGGTCACCTTATCTACAGTAAATTGATTTTAAGGGTCAAGTTAGGGGGTTGGCTAATCTATGAGATCAGCTTATCCTTGGTATTATAGGGTAAATCATTTTTTCGGTAGTACAAAATGCCAACATCAGGACACTGAATTAGTTGATAGTGGTGCTGACTAAAGCATGAGAAGACCTGTCTGTCATGACTCATGAGGCACACATAACCACTTCATAAACATGAGGAAGTTCAAGAGTTATTGCCACCTTGAAACCACCGCAAACAGTTATCCCCCTTTCCACCCAAACAATACCAATGTCAAGCACAAGGTCAGCAACAGAATGTAATTATGCACAACTCAGCTTGAAATTAGCATATATGTACAAGATATATACATAACACAGTAACAACGAATAACAGATGAAGAACTGGTAGAACATGCAACACTGGAACCAAACATATCACCATTAATCTAATGTCTCTCTCATTCAAGATGCACAAAAGAACTGACAcatgaaaaacatataaatCAAAGAAGCTGATGAATTCACAGAAATGTAATCTTGTATTCAGctacaatattgctaaacactACATCAACAATGTTAATAACTGGAATAAACGTCCATTTGTCTTTCAAAAAACTGTCATCTTCTGATTCAACCTTTGAAAGTAATGAACTATACACTTGATAATACTTGCATTATTTTGAAGAGATGACATAAGCATGACAACAGTGAATGAGCAAAATCATCTCCTTGTCCCGTCCCACACAACAATCACACAGCACGCCTGTATATATACACCTATATAGACATGCTCCTCAACCAGCTGTCTACACAAGGAATCAGCAAGCTGTTTTGGTGTTCTCTTAGAAAAAAGTGTTTCAGTCTGACCTGGACTTCACTATGACTGATCTATATcagtaaaacataaaataaaaaaaaaataaaataaaataaaatacctGACTTAGATGCAAGTCCACCGGGAAGAATACTACAGTAGTTATTAGTCCCTATTTTACTTGACAAGTCTGCAAAACCATCTAAGCACTGAGgaccaatgctcatgttgttgatcactggtccagattcgattatttcaagatgccgccatatagctggactattgctgaatgtggagtAAAACTGACAACGAAAAGCACTTGGTTCTCAGTGCAGAGGTAACTGAAACATACCACACTGCCAAACTAAGAACAGAATGAACCTTAACAGTGCTGTCCTTACTTTCATCTCCAATATATTGATGATTTTATTCATAATGATGAATGATACATGATCATCATGACAATAATGATTCTTTTAACAAGCCTAGAGGCTGTTTTGTATAAACATTGACTAATTGATAGTTCACAGTAAGTAGATATTTTGAGTCAGTTCaccattgttcttttaaataAGAGGTTGGAACTCAACAAATGTGCCTCCATAAATGGGTTTTCATCACCCTAATAGTTCACTAATCAATGTATTTTTGTGTCATTCGGTGCCAAATGGTTCTGTGATGCACCCCTTGATagtgatagatataataattgTTGATACACACAGAAAGATAATGCTGATCCACAACCAAACACAACAATGAAGAGCATCTGACAAATGATGTGTAATGTTTCTTGGCATGCCACATTAGAAAACAGAGGGGATGAAATTGCTTTCTTCGATGACTGAGATTTcaatgaaatgtgttttataaAAACAGTCTCCTGTAGACGAGATGTCTCTTCAACTGGTGAAAGCGCAGTGCAGAAATCACATAAGCACCGGTAGTTAAACTGATCCTTGATGACTTACTGACCATAGATCAAAAATCAAATATGGCCTCCACAGCAGCCATCTTAAAACAGAGGTGATTGTCACATGACCATAAAGAGAGATCTACTGGCTCAGCTATATAGACAATCAAGGATCAATAATCACATGAGAAACACGAGTCACATGACACATCACATGACAAGTTACACATAAACAATCACATGGCAAGTGCAAATCACATGACAAGTCACATATCAATAATCACGTGACCAATCAAGAAGAACATATGAAATCACAACCAGGACATGCATCAGTTATTCCTCACAAAGCTGCCCGTCTCATTCATGCATCACACAGTctctgtgaaggtcccaggaaTAGTGCATATGTTTGTGTTGCATACAGAGGatacagactctttcagtgttacCCACCTAGTACTACATGGAATTGCATGTAGACACAGGCTGTTATGTAAACGGCTTCATCTAAGGTAAGCTTACTGATATGTACAGTACTGTAATTCAGGTTTCAGTATAGACTATACACAATCACCTGCATCCATTTTTCATCACTTGGAATACAGATGGTTTTACAGAACCACATGGTCAAAGGTTGtgggaaaaataacaaaaaggtTGAAAAAACATTGCAGGGAGTGAAGAAAAGGGCAAAGGGTTACAAAGCTACAAAGTTTATCCGGTCTGACCCAATTCAACAAGGATGAAATTAATTATGAAACTCAAAAACAGTAAAGAATGTCTTCACAAATTGTATTCAAGACTTCTGATGAGTCAATTTTTCTTAAATATGGCAGTAGTTTCAAGTCACTTGGTTGTCAACCAGGACAAGTAACTCTTCCTATATGTGAGAATTTCCATGTGCCTCCAATGTATATAAACACATAATGATGTAGCATGGCTAATACCATGGCCTACCAGCTAAATAAAGCTTCTGTTATCTCAAATGATTAACAGCTAAAAGTGTTACATTCAAGGGACTAAGACATTGACTGGATAGCCTTTCCCAATATTAACAtgacaaaatattaaaatatctttGTCACTACAATTGAACAATATTAAATGTTGACATTTCTCTAAAACCTGAATATTTGGGGTATCAAAGCACCATAACAGATATATTTATGCTAACATTTTTCACTTTAAGTCAAGGGTTTTGGTCAATAGGTTTTTTAACTACAAAccacttgttacataaaaacacataacaaaacacatgtacattGACTACCTATAATTCAGCGAGAAGGCATGAAAACAGAATGTTGAAGCTCAAAGTTGGACTCTAGGACTCAACAATATTTGAGTCACTCATAAGACATTGTGGATCAGTGATGTTAAAAAAATAGTGGAGAACCCCACAATCATTGATATCACCAGGTAAGATTCATAAGGGAAGCATTTTTATTTACCGTGTTTCTCACCGAACCATCAACCCTAATTTCATTGTTGACCTCTCCCTCACCTCAAATTACAAGAAATGAGAATCAAGAACAGTACTCTGATAAGTTTGACtttatcaattttttttttattctgaatgtttttcatttccCAGATTGTCACTCCATGTTCAGAATTTGGTGGCTacatgaaacacaaacaaagtGATGCCCTATGTGTATATCTTGGGTTTAAACCAAGGTTCTGAGGATCCAAGCAAATGCTTACACCTAGTGAGACCATTGGGCCATCTCTTCTGTCATTGTCATGGGTTTGTCAGCTTGTTACACTGAAGGTGAGTATTTTAAGATGAAAGATTAGGTCATAAACGCTGAACCTAGACACTTGAGATGGGTTATGAACAACAACTCTGTTTTCAATGCCTTGTATGTACACACAATtataagaaacaacaaaaacatcattcaAACATAATAACTCATCCGAAATGAATACAtaacacacaaataaacaagGTAAGTATGGGTAACGTTAAACTATGTTTATACACTACAATAAataagtaaccatggtaacacacaTAAATCACAGAGAAAGTCAGGCAGAAACTGCAGGTTATATAACAGTGTAAGCAGTGTTATTGGGAAGATGAGCACCGGATATATGGAGAAACTTAATCACTTCCATCATCCTGTTGATCGGCAACACAAATAATACCGTCACCATTGGAACAAAAAAactaaaagaacaaaaacattagAACATCAAACATTTTGAGCAGCATAATGGCCAACATGGGGTGTgggggattgggaaagagaggGAAAACACATAGATCACAGTACAAGACATTTGTCAAACCTAGACTGATACCTATTTTTTGTCAAGATAGAGCTTCTATGAGGATTTGGAAGTTAGTTCCGCCTGCTAGAGTTCATGGTATGCTTCTGGAAACACTTTTGACATATCCATGAGGACTATTTCTCTTTCCATCACACAGCTGGAACACTCCCATCTAATGAACCTTGGAGACTTGGAGTGAGGAGATGACATATATTAAACTACCTCTGGACATCAAAAACATGGGACTCTGAAGAGGATATATACATTAGTGTCAtagaatacacatgtatttgAAGCAGCAGACACTACCAGTGTAGTTACCAGTGGAGCAACAGACACTATCAGTGTAGCTACCAGTGGAGCAGCAGACACCAGAAGTGTAGCTACATATGGAGAAGCAGTGTAGCTACTAGTGTTGCTACCGGTGGAGAAGTAGACACTATCAGTGTAGCTACCAGTGAAGCAGCAGACACTACCAGTGGAGCAGCAGACACATCAGTGTAGCTACCAGTGGAGCAGCAGACACATCAGTGTAGCTACCAGTGGAGCAGCAGACACTACCAGTGTAGCTACTAGTGGAGCAGCAGACACAACACTGTAGCTACCAGTGGAGCAGCAGACACTATCAGTGTACCTACCAGTGGAGCAGCAGACACTACCAGTGGAGCAGCAGACACCAGAAGTGTAGCTACCAGTGAAGCAGCAGACACTACCAGTGGAGCAGCAGACACTATCAGTGTAGCTACCAGTGGAGCAGCAGACACTATCAGTATGGCTACCAGTGGAGCAGCAGACACTATCAGTGTAGCTACCAGTGGAGCATCAGACACTATCAGTGTAGCTACCAGTGGAGCAGCAGACACCAGAAGTGTAGCTACATATGGAGAAGCAGTGTAGCTACTAGTGTTGCTACCGGTGGAGAAGTAGACACTATCAGTGTAGCTACCAGTGAAGCAGCAGACACTATCGGTGTAGCTACCAGTGAAGCAGCAGACACTATCAGTGTAGCTACCAGTGGAGCAGCAGACACTATCAGTGTAGCTACCAGTATAGCAGCAGACACTATCAGTGTAGCTACCAGTGGAGCAGCAGACACCAGAAGTGTAGCTACATATGGAGAAGCAGTGTAGCTACTTGTGTTGCTACCGGTGGAGAAGTAGACACTATCAGTGTAGCTACCTGTACAGCAGTAAGCACTATCACACACCTGTAAGTATACTAACTACATCAGCTTTGTGCTGACCAGATCTAGGTTTGACTGATGTCACCACGTAGACACTCACACTGAGATGAATCACCCCTGCAAACTACTTTCTCTCATTCCCTCTATGTCTCTATGTGATGAACATGTTGGACAACCAAAGATAAACCTCAGGAAAACCGATTTTTTCACAACTTTGGCTTCCAAACAAACCATCATATCTCACACACTCTGTACATCTAATGTAGGTGAAGGTCAACCAGTGAGTGGTCGAAGGTCAACTCGCACTTTCTCACAGCTACTCAGCATTCCTATTGTTGGGTAGAATCCCCCTCGTGGTATTGCCACCTGCCTCTTCCCAACCATCTTGCCATTCCTTGTGAAGAAAACCTgcaacaagggaggtaactctatatTTCTAAAAAAAAGTCTTTTCTGAAAGAGAGTGATATATCAATTGTTATTGTGCATCTTACAAtaatttgttattgttatttagaCAGCTGCTTGCTgaaatatctatatatatctatctatctatctatctctctctctctctctctctctctctctatatatatatatatactggtaGATTTATACCAGGCAGGACAGTACTGCTAGATGGCAGGAGGTTTGATGTGGCATGAAATTGAGAATCATATCGTTATAGTAATATAAAAGTAATGTGTCCATGAATTCGGGGATATTCATGCCATCTAGCAGTACTGTCCTGCCTGGTATAAATCTACCAGTACTATCCTCTATGGTACATAACTACACACACAGACCTCCCTGGTACATATCTACCCATACTGCCCTTTCTGGTTCATATCTACCAATACTGCCCTCTCTGTACTGTCCTATCTGGTTCATATATACCTGAACTTTAGTTCCTACGTCCTCTGGGTGGCGGGCCCagccctcctcctcctcctcctcagaATCTGAGGACAACTCATCATTCTCAAG
It encodes:
- the LOC137261580 gene encoding beta-2 adrenergic receptor-like, with the translated sequence MATTEIASGTSPNGPDIDYRTVAIVFSLLQAIVMVVASFGNLMVIVAFVRYMNLRRATNKFIINLAISDLLTGLAMAYQIASFYVPDISRHLATCLLQFQTISVFTVSSQLSVTFCTIDRYIAITTPFKHNAIMSPRNTAIMISIPWVYGIVIGALPFLGVNNWTEGTACIYELVVTPAQLYLSVLTTWFQTIPCFIMYGIIFKVAWERKKRIRPTNRVLVHLIEVRSSVMMGIVTMAFTACWLPFSVTTFIQVIKFNPTVSFVGNCLVFVGVAHSIVNPFIYAWQKPEFRRACGRLLCPRSSAMRKEQPRVKTISQQSERSDIT